From the Ignavibacteria bacterium genome, the window CGCGACGTAACGTCTCGCATCGCCAGTATCGTGGAATCGAAGATCACCCTGAAATACCTTGCCACGCTTGCCGTGACAGGCGGTATGGCAGCTTGGGGATTGTTCGCTCTCTACTATACGTTTGCAACGGGTATTGGGGCATGGGGCTTGAACAACCCGATCGGATGGGGATGGGACATCACGAACTTCGTGTTCTGGATCGGTATCGGTCATGCCGGTACACTCATCTCGGCCATCCTTTTCCTCTTCCGTCAAAAGTGGCGCACAGCCATTAACCGATCGGCGGAGGCGATGACCATCTTCGCCGTTATCTGCGCCTTGACCATGGTGTTGAGCCATACGGGTCGTCCGTGGCTCTTCTATTGGCTCCTGCCGTATCCGAACCAAATGAACATGTGGGTGAACTTCCGCTCGCCCCTTGCCTGGGACGTGTTCGCTGTGAATACCTATTTCACGGTATCGGCTCTGTTCTGGTTTATCGGTCTGATCCCTGACCTTGCAACACTTCGTAACTACGTAAAGAGCGATATCGCAAAGAAGATCTACGGCGTATTGTCGATGGGCTGGACGGGTTCTGCACGTCACTGGCACCATTACGAGATCGCCTACATGATCCTTGCCGGTATCTCAACACCTCTTGTGTTGTCCGTGCACTCGGTGGTTTCCTTTGACTTCACCGTGGGTATCCTTCCTGGCTGGCACACAACGATCTTCCCGCCATACTTCGTTGCCGGCGCCATCTTCTCCGGCTTCGCCATGGTGATGACGCTGTTGGTGATCACGCGTGAAGTCCTCGACCTCAAGCAGTTCATCACCCTCAAGCATTTTGAGAACATGAACAAGATCATCCTGGCAACAGGGATGATGGTTGGATATGCCTATGCGATGGAAATGTTCATCGCTTGGTATTCCGGAAGTGACTGGGAGCGTTGGGTCTTCATCAATCGTGCCATGGGCGACTACGCATGGGCGTATTGGACGATGGTCCTCTGCAACGTGGTCTCTCCGCAGGTGTATTGGTTCAAGAAGGCTCGTCGTAACATCCCGCTGATGTTCATCATCTCGATCTTTGTGAACATCGGTATGTGGTTCGAACGCTTCACGATCATCGCCACAACGTTGCATCACGACTTCCTTCCGGCATCGTGGGGTTATTACACACCAACGTGGGTGGAGATCTCGATCTTCATCGGAACGTTCGGCATCTTCCTTACGCTCTTCCTTCTGTTCGCGAAGTTCGTTCCGGTAATCGCCATTGCAGAGATCAAGAGCATTCTTCCTGGTGCCCAGCCTAAGCACCACCATCACGCATAACGAAACACGATCAAGGTCGATCCTGATATGAGTACAACACCCGTCGGCGTCATCGGAGAATTCACCGAGGTCAACGCTGCCTATGCAGCCGCTGAGAAGTTGCGTGATGCAGGGTTTCGGAATTGGGATATCCATACTCCGTATCCTGTTCACGGACTCGACAAGGCAATGGGCGTGAAGCGTTCGATCATCACGTATATCTCCTTCCTCGGTCTGGTAGGGGGCTTGTCAACCGCTGTTGGTCTCCAATTATGGACCGGCGCTATTGACTACAAGCTCAACATCGGCGGTAAGGGATTCTTTGATTGGCAGTTCTCGATCCCGATCGACTTTGAATTGTCGATCCTTGGCACAGCCATCATGACCGTGGTGGGACTCTTCCACCTCTGTCGCCTTCCTACATGGTACAACAAGTATCAGGAAGACGAATCCTTCAAAAAGGCAACGGACGATACGTTCGTTGTGACCATTGATTCAGACGACGACCGGTTCTCGGCAGACGGCACTCAGGATATGTTGCGCGGCCTCGGTGCCGTAAATGTCCACCTCGTAAACGCTTCGGCGGAATGATCACGAACCTCAACGGCATCAACGCATGAACGCTCGTAAGCTTCCCATCCTCTGGATCCTCATCGGCCTCGTTATTGCGGGCTTTACAACGCTCGTCTTGGCAGGTAAGATCGCATGGTTCTCAGACCAACCACCACTCGAGTTCCTCTCGAATATGGATCACCAGTTCAAGGCGATCCCGCAGTCGGGGAACTCCTACTTCAGCGATCGTTCGAATGTTCGGACACCTGTTGAAGGGACCGTTGCTATCGGCGCACAGCCGTATCAACTCGGTCAAGGTGATATCGACGCAGCCGAAACAGTAAACGTCGACCCGAACCTCCCGCAAACGGAGTTCGTACTTGCTCGTGGACAGAATCGCTTCAATGTGTTCTGTGCTGCATGCCACAACTACGACGCAAAGAGCAACTCGATCCTGGTACAGCGCGGTCAATGGCCGGGCATCCCAGACCTCACACGTGAGCAAACGGCGGCACTCTCGAACGCACGGATCTTCCACATCATCAGTGCCGGACAGAATCTCATGCCGAGTTATGCTGACAAGATCTCGGTAACGGATCGCTGGGCGATCATCCGCTATCTCCGCACGCTACAAGGCGTGGAAGGTGTAGCAAGCAACGCGCCGGCAGCAACGACACAAGCACAGTAATCGCGAAGAGGAGCAACACACAATGTCAAATGTCAACCTTGGCTCAACTCCGCTCATCGGAAAGATCAACAAGATCGGCATGGTCCTCGCCGCTATCGGCGCTGTTGGTCTTGGAGCCACCTTCGCTCTGAACGGTCAAGAGCGCTTCTTTGCTGATTACCTGCTCGGTTTCTGGTATTTCGCCGGCATCAGCGTCACCATGATGTTCTTTTCGGCCCTGCAATTCCTTGCACGTGCCGGATGGAGTTCGGCTGTCCGCCGTATCGCCGAGAACTTCACAGGAATGGTCCCGTTCATGGCTATCGCCCTGATCCCGATCGTTATCAACATGCTCTCGCACAACTCAATCTATGAGTGGTCGCATCACGATGCAGCGAATGACCCGATCCTCCAGAAAAAGGCTGCCTACCTCAATCCAACGGCCTTCATGATCCGTATGGGTGTCTACTGCCTGTTCTGGTTCGGGATGTTTCGTTTTGTGATCGGTAACTCGATCAAGCAGGATGCCTCAGCCACGGATATCACACCAACACGGAAGAATTGGAAGCGCGCAGCCCCATGGGTACTTGTGTATGCGCTTTCGATCACGTTCGCTTCGTTCGACCTTCTGATGTCTCTGGAACCACACTGGTTCTCGACGATCTGGGGTGTGTATACATTCGCCGGACACTTTGTTGGTGCGCTTGCAGTTGTCACGATAATGACTGTTGCCCTCTACAACAACGGTCACCTCCGCGAATACATCACAGCCGAACACTTCCATGACCTCGGCAAACTGATGTTCGCCTTCTCAGTCTTCTGGGCATACATCGCATTCTCCCAGTATTTCATCATCTGGTACGCAAACCTTCCAGAAGAGACGATCTACTTTGCCACGCGTACAACACACGGCTGGGAGTTCTTCGGTATCGCCCTTGTTCTGATGCACTTCGTTGTACCGTTCATGGTCTTGCTGCGCCAAGATGTGAAGCGTAAGACGAACGTCCTCGTGGCCGCATCGATCATCATCCTTATCTCGCACTACATCGATCTCACGTGGATCATTATGCCTGCCGTTGGTCATCATATCCTGAAGATCGAAGGCGTGCTCTTCGGCTGGCAGGAACTCACAGGCTGGCTGTTCTTTGCCGGACTCTTCATGATCCTTGCAGCTCGCAACTACCAGAAGCGCAACGCCGTAGCGATCAATGATCCGCTGATCTATGAGGCAACGGAGTACTACAGCTAATGTGCTAGATTGCTAGAGTGCTAGAGTGCTAGATTGCTAGAGTGGTAGAGTGCTAGAGAAAATTGAGAGAGCCCGTCTCCTTGTGGGGGGACGGGCTCTTTTCGTTTGTGCAATGACAAATGAGCGTCAGGCGGTCTTGTTGAGCTTTCCGTAGATGAAGCCCATTGCTGCGCCGGTAATGCCGCCGGCAACGATCTCCCAAGCAACGGAATAGAGTGATGTTGGGATGAACGGATAGTTGGCAAAGAACATGTTCATGCTGAACTCCATCATGAACGTGAACGTACCGAGCATCACAGCACCGACCGTTGCTGTGCTGGCTACTGTCACCGAGCCTCGTTGTGTGAACCACATCATCAGCGCGGCAGTGATCATCGTTGTGATCAACCACATCGCCGGATTTCCGTCCTCCATGGAGTTCATCACAGAGCTATACGGTGCCATAGCGGCCTTGTAATGCTCCATCATGACAAGCCCCATCCACGTTCCCTCGAGGACCCAATAGACCAATCCACCAGCGATGATTGAGAGTATTGAAGCTCTGTTCATGCTGTTGCTCCACTGAATTTCTTTGCAAGGATCACCGTAACAGCACCGGCAACTGCGCCAAGGACGGCACGATAGGCAACTTCAATAAACAGACCCGAAATAGGCCATGGGACGTTGATCGACATGCCCCAATTGATGTCGATTGCACCAGTGATCATAACCAGGATCAAAGCACCGCGCTGGGCTGCCTGGCCCACTGTAAGAGGTACTTGGAGTGTGGCAAAGGCAATGAGCCCGGCCACAGCAAGTTCCATCAGATAATACCATGCTGGGCTTGGCATATTGGCTTCTGTGTACGAAACAGATGCAAGTGCCGTCTTACACTCAGCCGGCATTGGCATGAGAAACATGTAGAACACAAAATCAAGCAAGAACATCACAAGGGCCGCTAGAACTACGGCAATGAGTCCACCTCGAAGTGTCATGACTTCCTCCAATGAGTTGGAAAGCGTGTTCGGCCAGAACTTGCCGAACCATTGGTCGGGAACATACGCCGTAGTCAGACGAGTTGCAATCCATGTTTTTTAGGAGGCAGTTCGAGGCCTAGGTTCTCGTATTTTTGTTGTTCGTATCGTTCTCACCAATTACATGCTCCATCTCCCTATGAATCAGCATTCGTTCGATCTTGTTGTCATTGGCTCCGGTCCCGGAGGTTACGTAGCGGCCATTCGTGCATCGCAATTGGGCCTCAAGGTGGCCTGTATCGAGCGTGACCGTCTTGGCGGCGTCTGCCTCAACTGGGGTTGCATCCCGTCGAAGTCGCTCCTGAAGAATGCCGAATACATGAACTTCTTGAAGCATGCTGAGGACTACGGATTCGGTCTGAAAGAGATCGACGTAGACTTCCCAAAGGTCATTGCGCGCTCGCGCGGCGTAGCCGACAAAATGAGCAGCGGCGTATCCTTCCTTCTCAAGAAGCATAAGGTCACGTTGATCAAGGGATGGGGAACGATCAAGAACAACACCACGGTGGAAGTGAAAGATGAAGCCGGTGCTGTAACGGACGTTGTGACGGTAAAGACCATCATGATCGCTACGGGTGCACGACCACGTCAGATCCCAGGCATCGATGTTGACCGTGAGTATATCCTCACATCAACTGAAGCCATGCTTCAGCAGAAGACGCCAAAGTCCCTCATCGTCATGGGCGCCGGCGCTATCGGTATTGAGTTTGCGTATTTCTATAAGTCCTTCGGAACAGAAGTGACGGTGATCGAAATGCTCGATCGTATTCTGCCTGTTGAAGATGAAGATGTCTCGAAGGAACTTCGTAAGACCTTTGAACGCGACGGCATGAAGATCATCACCGAAGCAAAGGTTGTATCGGCAAAAAAGAAGGGCAAGGGCGTTGAAGTGGTCATCGAAAAGAAGGATGGAACCAAGGAGACCCTTACCGCAGATCTCGGACTGAATGCGATCGGCGTGCAAGGCAATATTGAGAACATCGGACTCGAAAATGTTGGTGTTACACTTGAGCGCGGATGGATCACCGTCGATAAATATTGCCGCACCAACGTCCCGAATATCTATGCGATCGGTGATGTTGCAGGAGCCCCATGGCTTGCTCACAAGGCATCGGCAGAGGGTATCGTTGCGGCTGAACACATTGCTGGACACCACACGGACGGCGTAGACTTCTCGAACATCCCAGGCTGCACGTATTGTCAGCCACAAGTTGCAAGCATCGGTCTCACCGAGAAGAAGGCCAAGGAAGCCGGCTACGAGGTAAAGGTTGGCAAGTTCCCATTCACTGCAAATGGTAAGGCACACGGCATCGGCAAGGCACAAGGTTTTGTGAAGCTCGTGTTCGATGCGAAGTATGGTGAAGTCCTCGGCGCACACATGATCGGACCGGACGTCACGGAGCTCATCAATGAGATCGGTCTTGCACGTACGCTTGGTGCAACCGGACAATCGATCGTCAAGACCGTGCATGCACACCCAACTCTTGGTGAGGCCATCATGGAATCGGCAGCCATGGCATATGGCGAGTGCGTCAATCTCTGATCTCATGATCATTCAAGATTGGGGTCTGATAGAATTCAACGAAGCATGGCGTCGGCAGCGAGAGCTTGTCGACGCCATTCTGCGTTTAGACCATCCTGATACACTCGTTCTGTGCGAACACCCATCCGTGATCACCCTCGGCCGTACAACGCAAGAGGGAAGTGTTGTGATGGATCCTGAGATACTCATTCAACGACACGTGAACGTGATCGAGATCAACCGCGGCGGTGAAGCAACCGTTCACAATCCCGGTCAGCTCGTTGGCTATCCGATCTTCAATCTCACACGCAGCAAACAAGACCTTCATTGGTTCCTCCGTACCATCGAACAGTGCATCATCGAAGTTCTTCAAGAATATGAAGTGGTAGGGGGCAGGGTGGACGGACTCACCGGCGTGTGGGTGGATGGCACCAGAAAGATCTGCGCTATCGGTATTCATTGCAGCCGTTGGATCACATCCCATGGCTTTGCCCTAAACGTCAATAATGATCTCGGCTTGTTCGATGCGATCATCCCTTGCGGTATCCGAGATAAGGGCGTAACCTCTCTCTATGCCGAAACAGGACGTATGATAGACATGCAGCAAGTCCGAACATCCGTCGAACAGGCGTTTAGAAAGAACTTCGGCGGTTTTTGATAAATGCTTGATAGTTAAGAGGGTTAGAGTGCTAGAGTGCTAGAGTGTTAGAGGGGGGAATAGGGTAGAAGCTTAGAGCCACGCCTGATTTCGAGTTTTTCGCGAGGTGATGACCCCTGTGGATAACCCTGTGGATAGTGCTAACAATGGGTCGGGACTAGGGGTTACGGCGACGCTTCAAAAAAGGGATTGACTATGCCACCCCACAGGCGTAGTTTTGTACTGTTCTTAAGCGGGAATAGCTCAGTTGGTAGAGCACAACCTTGCCAAGGTTGGGGTCGCGAGTTCGAGTCTCGTTTCCCGCTCGACGACGCGAGTCGTCACTTCCTCTTTATGCTGCATGCCTTGCCATCTCATTCCCCCCTGATGGCGAGGCATTTTTTTGTCCGATAGTAACTTTCACAGGCTGGCGCACACAATACATGCAGGGTCCAGCGTCTCTAGTGCTGGCACAAACGTGATCGTAGACCTTCACAAACCTGAATCAGTCCCAAGCATGACCTGTCTCATCCGTTCGGTCGTCCGATCGCTCTCCATCCTACTGGTTGCAGCGGTAGTTGTTCCGACCACCATGGAAGCACGCGTACCGAAGGGGTTCACCGTACGCGAGCGATCAGCAAAGGCTCTCTCGTTCTCCTATGTACCCGTGATACGACGATGGGACACGGTTACGGCATCAGATGGCCGTACAGTGCGTCCGGTGATCGAAGGCGCACAGATGCGCGTATCCGCCGATGGATCATTCGTCCAGTGGACAGTCTCTGCGGATATCATTGTTCCGGGTCCGAATGGTTTTCAGCTAGACCGTAACGACGTCCGGACGTTCACACTTGGCTCAAGCTTACCGTTCACCGTTCAACAGCGGGATGGTGATGCCTTCATTCGTGCACCCCGCCCCCTCACAGATCGTGTTGTGTTGTTTTACGACGGCATTGCAGGAGATAGACATGTGGCTCGTGTGACCATCGTGGTTGCTTCACGGGAGAATGGTCGTACTACGATCACGCAGAATGCCGAAGTACAGCTGACGTTCACTGGCAATGTTCAGGGTACAGCAAGTGTTCCCTCCACAATGGATGTTTTGAACCCAAAAGCCCCTTGGCAGATCGTTCGAACAACCGGGAGGTTCACAAAGGGCGAGAACGTACAAGCTGAAGAGTCGTTCTCAAACATGCTTCGGATGACGATCGACAAAGAGGGGATCTACCGCGTCACCTCCGACCAACTGCGTAATGCCGGAGTTCCTACGGACGCAGCAGGAGCTCGGTCTATCCGGGTGTTTGGTCGCGGCGGTATGGAACTGCCGGAGCCGATCGACTCAGCAAAGGTCAGCACCTTACGCGAGCAGCCGATCATCGTACGGACCAATGGTGATGGAAGTATTCGTGACGTGATCTTCTATGCCTCAGCTACAACAGGCTGGGCCAAGGACGGCGCTACAATTGAGCACTACATCAACCACTACTCCACCTCAAGTGCCTATTACCTCTCGTATGGCGGAGCAGATGGCCTTCGCGCAACGGCACGGCCTGGTTCAACCGTAGAGCCTACAACACGCCCTTCCATCGTTACAGGGAGGGTGTTCAATGAAGAAGAGATCCAAAGTCCGTATTCATCCGGCTCAGGCAGACGTTGGTTTGGCCGCACGATCGAGAATGGCGGGTCCATCGTGGTCAATACTCTCCTTCCCGGACTTGTCCGATCAGGTAATGCGGAGTACCGATATGTTGTGGCCCATCGCGGATCTTCTTCCGGCACCGCCACGTTCACAGAGAACTCCACATTCGTCGCCCAGAGCGTGATCCGCGCTGTTCCCAAGTACATGGATGCGTACAGCACGTTTGGAAAAGGAACCATCAGTGCACAGGTGCTGCCCTCTGACGGTCGAAGCGTTTTAAAGATCGCCTATTCATGTCCGGATAAGGCCTCGTCAGGAATGTTGGATTGGTTTGAGATCCACTATCCGCGTCAGCTTCAAGCAGCAGACGGTGAATTCGAATTCTGGTCGGTTGACGGAACAGGCGTGCATGAATATGCCGTGAATGGATTCTCCGGTGATCTCTTTGGAGTGGATGTAACTGATAGAACGCGACCACAGGTGATCGAAAACGTCTCTGCCACAGGCGGGATGTTCGTTGTGCGAGAAGATCTCGGAACAGCATCTCGTCGGTACTTCCTCTCATCGAACCTCCGTTCAACATCTCTTTCTCGAATCACCTATCCCAACCTGAGCACGTCTCCGCGCGGTGCAGATCTCTTGGTCATCACTCATCCGTCGCTTCAAGCATCAGCGCAACGTTACGCCGACTATCGAACAAGCAAGGGGAAGGTGAAAGCCACGGTCATTACAACCGACGAGATCTATGCACAGTTCTCATACGGTATGCAGGATCCAACGGCCATCCGCGATTTCATCGCCATGGCCTATGGGCAGTGGACGCCCCGTCCATCGTCTGTGTTGTTCTGGGGAGACGGACATTTTGACTACAAGAACATCTCCACGTCGCAGACGAACTTCATCATTCCCTATGAAAGTCTTGACCCGGATGATCAGGACTACGGGCTTGTTACCTATACCACGGACGACTTCTTCGTACGCGTGGCAGGAAACGACAATCGTCCGGAACTAGCTCTCGGCCGACTACCGGTAACGAGCAATTCCGTTGGAGACCGTCTCACAGACAAGATCCGCAACTATGAGGGGGCTGCCTCTCTCGACGATTGGCGCACGAGGATCACTCTTATCGCCGATGATGGTCAACAAGGTGACGGGCTCTCTGATCGATCAACTCACCTAGACCAGAACGAAATTCTTGCTGATAGCTATATCCCGAAAGAATTCCAGATCCGTAAACTCTACATGGTGGAGTATCCAACAGAAAATGTAGCAAGGGGCAGGCGGAAACCAACCGTGACCCAGGACATGGTGTCTACCATTAATACGACTGGTACACTCATCCTTAACTGGATCGGACATGGCAATCCGCGCGTTTGGGCACATGAGCAGATCTTCACTCGAGAGACCACGCCGCAGGCAATGTCAAATGTTACAAAGCCATTCTTCCTGACAGCCGCCACCTGTGATTTTGCACGCTGGGATATGACGGAGATTCAGTCCGGAGCAGAAGAACTCATTCTGCTCGAAACCGGAGGCGCTATCGGCGTCTTCTCTGCAGCCCGCGTTGTGTTCTCCCTTGCCAATGCTGAACTCAACGAAGAATTCTACACGGACCTATTCACTCGTGATGATAACGGGCAGTTCCCAACCCTTGGCGAGGCGATGTATCGAGTCAAGCAAAAGAAGAATGGAAACAACGACGAGAAATTCCATTTGTTAGGGGATCCTACCCTCCGCATTCTGGTGCCTGAGCAACGCGTGCGTTTCACGAAACTCAATGGACAGGATATCACCAAGGCCGGACAACAAGTAACCGTTTCGGCTCTCAGCACGGTGGTGATCGAGGGTGACATCATTGGTTCTCTAGATTCTACAACGGATGCCTCGTTCTCGGGCAACGTTACTATCTCGCTTCTCGATGCTCAGCGAACGCTCACGGTGGTTGATACCGACGTATACAATACCGTCAATACGTTCACAAAGTCGGGTCCGGCCCTCTGCCGTGGCTCCTTCTTAGTTGAAAACGGTCGATTTACCGGCACCTTTGTGGTACCGAAGGACATCTCCTTCTCTTCTCAGTCGGCCGGATTGTACGGCTATGCCGCGAGTGATGATCAGCGATTCGCTATGGGCGTTAGCGACCGCGTTGTTGTGGACGGAGTGACAAGCATCAGCGATCCTGAGATCGATGGCCCTGCCATATCGATCTTTCTTGATTCGCGGAAATTCCTGGCCGGCGGTATCGTTCGTCCGAACCCAATCCTCATCGTCGATCTGGAGGATGCCACTGGGATCAATACCACTGGCGTTGGCATTGGGCACGACATACAGGCCACGTTCAATAACGGAAGTCCGGTGGAGATCCTAACACCGAACTTCACTACGTCTCTTACCAACAGCAGGGCCGGCAGCGCACAGAAGCAGATCTTTGGACTTGGCGCCGGACTCCACAGCGTACATGTTCAGGCTTGGGATGTCCTTAATAACGTAAGTGAGGCATCTACAACCTTCCGCATCGTAACGTCCGAGGATGGAATTCCTGCCGAGGGTGTAACGAGTTTCCCGAACCCATTCTCAACGAGCACTACAATACGTTTCACGCATGCCAGTCCTAGACCATTCGAGGCTGTACTGCTTGTGTATGACGTTGAGGGTAGGGAGATTGCCGAACGGCCAATGCGGGTAACGGACATGCAAACGGCAGATGTTACCTGGGACGGACGAGATAATGCCGGTGCACTTGCATCTACGGGAATGTATCAGGCCGTTGTACGTTTGACCGATGAATTCGGCGGCGTCAGCTTCGTGAGTGGGAAACTAAGCCTC encodes:
- the nrfD gene encoding polysulfide reductase NrfD, with amino-acid sequence MTVVQEQERLHVSSHNEEPVRETLVLGNPSVRDVTSRIASIVESKITLKYLATLAVTGGMAAWGLFALYYTFATGIGAWGLNNPIGWGWDITNFVFWIGIGHAGTLISAILFLFRQKWRTAINRSAEAMTIFAVICALTMVLSHTGRPWLFYWLLPYPNQMNMWVNFRSPLAWDVFAVNTYFTVSALFWFIGLIPDLATLRNYVKSDIAKKIYGVLSMGWTGSARHWHHYEIAYMILAGISTPLVLSVHSVVSFDFTVGILPGWHTTIFPPYFVAGAIFSGFAMVMTLLVITREVLDLKQFITLKHFENMNKIILATGMMVGYAYAMEMFIAWYSGSDWERWVFINRAMGDYAWAYWTMVLCNVVSPQVYWFKKARRNIPLMFIISIFVNIGMWFERFTIIATTLHHDFLPASWGYYTPTWVEISIFIGTFGIFLTLFLLFAKFVPVIAIAEIKSILPGAQPKHHHHA
- a CDS encoding DUF3341 domain-containing protein, with product MSTTPVGVIGEFTEVNAAYAAAEKLRDAGFRNWDIHTPYPVHGLDKAMGVKRSIITYISFLGLVGGLSTAVGLQLWTGAIDYKLNIGGKGFFDWQFSIPIDFELSILGTAIMTVVGLFHLCRLPTWYNKYQEDESFKKATDDTFVVTIDSDDDRFSADGTQDMLRGLGAVNVHLVNASAE
- a CDS encoding cytochrome c; the protein is MNARKLPILWILIGLVIAGFTTLVLAGKIAWFSDQPPLEFLSNMDHQFKAIPQSGNSYFSDRSNVRTPVEGTVAIGAQPYQLGQGDIDAAETVNVDPNLPQTEFVLARGQNRFNVFCAACHNYDAKSNSILVQRGQWPGIPDLTREQTAALSNARIFHIISAGQNLMPSYADKISVTDRWAIIRYLRTLQGVEGVASNAPAATTQAQ
- the lpdA gene encoding dihydrolipoyl dehydrogenase translates to MNQHSFDLVVIGSGPGGYVAAIRASQLGLKVACIERDRLGGVCLNWGCIPSKSLLKNAEYMNFLKHAEDYGFGLKEIDVDFPKVIARSRGVADKMSSGVSFLLKKHKVTLIKGWGTIKNNTTVEVKDEAGAVTDVVTVKTIMIATGARPRQIPGIDVDREYILTSTEAMLQQKTPKSLIVMGAGAIGIEFAYFYKSFGTEVTVIEMLDRILPVEDEDVSKELRKTFERDGMKIITEAKVVSAKKKGKGVEVVIEKKDGTKETLTADLGLNAIGVQGNIENIGLENVGVTLERGWITVDKYCRTNVPNIYAIGDVAGAPWLAHKASAEGIVAAEHIAGHHTDGVDFSNIPGCTYCQPQVASIGLTEKKAKEAGYEVKVGKFPFTANGKAHGIGKAQGFVKLVFDAKYGEVLGAHMIGPDVTELINEIGLARTLGATGQSIVKTVHAHPTLGEAIMESAAMAYGECVNL
- the lipB gene encoding lipoyl(octanoyl) transferase LipB; protein product: MIIQDWGLIEFNEAWRRQRELVDAILRLDHPDTLVLCEHPSVITLGRTTQEGSVVMDPEILIQRHVNVIEINRGGEATVHNPGQLVGYPIFNLTRSKQDLHWFLRTIEQCIIEVLQEYEVVGGRVDGLTGVWVDGTRKICAIGIHCSRWITSHGFALNVNNDLGLFDAIIPCGIRDKGVTSLYAETGRMIDMQQVRTSVEQAFRKNFGGF
- the porU gene encoding type IX secretion system sortase PorU gives rise to the protein MTCLIRSVVRSLSILLVAAVVVPTTMEARVPKGFTVRERSAKALSFSYVPVIRRWDTVTASDGRTVRPVIEGAQMRVSADGSFVQWTVSADIIVPGPNGFQLDRNDVRTFTLGSSLPFTVQQRDGDAFIRAPRPLTDRVVLFYDGIAGDRHVARVTIVVASRENGRTTITQNAEVQLTFTGNVQGTASVPSTMDVLNPKAPWQIVRTTGRFTKGENVQAEESFSNMLRMTIDKEGIYRVTSDQLRNAGVPTDAAGARSIRVFGRGGMELPEPIDSAKVSTLREQPIIVRTNGDGSIRDVIFYASATTGWAKDGATIEHYINHYSTSSAYYLSYGGADGLRATARPGSTVEPTTRPSIVTGRVFNEEEIQSPYSSGSGRRWFGRTIENGGSIVVNTLLPGLVRSGNAEYRYVVAHRGSSSGTATFTENSTFVAQSVIRAVPKYMDAYSTFGKGTISAQVLPSDGRSVLKIAYSCPDKASSGMLDWFEIHYPRQLQAADGEFEFWSVDGTGVHEYAVNGFSGDLFGVDVTDRTRPQVIENVSATGGMFVVREDLGTASRRYFLSSNLRSTSLSRITYPNLSTSPRGADLLVITHPSLQASAQRYADYRTSKGKVKATVITTDEIYAQFSYGMQDPTAIRDFIAMAYGQWTPRPSSVLFWGDGHFDYKNISTSQTNFIIPYESLDPDDQDYGLVTYTTDDFFVRVAGNDNRPELALGRLPVTSNSVGDRLTDKIRNYEGAASLDDWRTRITLIADDGQQGDGLSDRSTHLDQNEILADSYIPKEFQIRKLYMVEYPTENVARGRRKPTVTQDMVSTINTTGTLILNWIGHGNPRVWAHEQIFTRETTPQAMSNVTKPFFLTAATCDFARWDMTEIQSGAEELILLETGGAIGVFSAARVVFSLANAELNEEFYTDLFTRDDNGQFPTLGEAMYRVKQKKNGNNDEKFHLLGDPTLRILVPEQRVRFTKLNGQDITKAGQQVTVSALSTVVIEGDIIGSLDSTTDASFSGNVTISLLDAQRTLTVVDTDVYNTVNTFTKSGPALCRGSFLVENGRFTGTFVVPKDISFSSQSAGLYGYAASDDQRFAMGVSDRVVVDGVTSISDPEIDGPAISIFLDSRKFLAGGIVRPNPILIVDLEDATGINTTGVGIGHDIQATFNNGSPVEILTPNFTTSLTNSRAGSAQKQIFGLGAGLHSVHVQAWDVLNNVSEASTTFRIVTSEDGIPAEGVTSFPNPFSTSTTIRFTHASPRPFEAVLLVYDVEGREIAERPMRVTDMQTADVTWDGRDNAGALASTGMYQAVVRLTDEFGGVSFVSGKLSLIR